The following are encoded together in the Candidatus Hydrogenedentota bacterium genome:
- a CDS encoding response regulator: MKALIVDDVQANCRMLKGLLAPFGVCEVATTGREAVVAFQRAWNAGEPFHLICLDIMLPDLDGLKVLEVIRKMEDAMHVTDDQRIRAVMISAADDFDHQARARTLHCDGYLQKPIFRKDLIAVLKQTHLIAEDA, translated from the coding sequence ATGAAAGCGCTTATCGTGGACGATGTGCAGGCAAACTGCCGGATGCTGAAGGGCTTGCTTGCGCCGTTCGGCGTTTGTGAGGTGGCCACCACGGGACGCGAAGCCGTGGTCGCGTTCCAGCGCGCATGGAATGCCGGCGAACCGTTCCATCTGATCTGCCTCGACATCATGCTGCCGGACCTTGACGGCCTCAAGGTGCTGGAAGTCATCCGAAAAATGGAAGACGCCATGCACGTAACCGACGATCAGCGCATTCGGGCCGTCATGATTTCCGCGGCAGACGATTTTGACCACCAGGCTCGCGCGCGTACCCTGCATTGCGACGGCTACTTGCAGAAACCCATTTTCCGGAAAGACCTGATCGCCGTGCTCAAGCAAACGCATCTCATCGCGGAAGACGCCTAA
- a CDS encoding response regulator: MSETAVVEAESRPKILIIDDEPLNLRIVEAMLKPLGYECLTASDGATALAKAREWNPDCILLDVMMPDMDGFETARRLRQAGATNHTPIVMVTALQEVEARVKGLEAGADDFLAKPVDKTELRARVHSLVKLKRYHDQLENQQKALEEAVARQTEQLRRMLQDLQQASLDSIVRLARASEYKDEDTGMHIQRMSHYAAAIARKMGLPDEEVNNILYAAPMHDIGKIGIPDSILLKPDRLTDAEWDVMKQHTVIGACILEGSKSPLVELGRIIALTHHEKWDGSGYPLGLSGKEIPLAGRIAALSDVFDALVCRRPYKDPVSIEETCKMMETGRNKHFDPDVLDAFLSTMDEINAIRNRYREHNG, translated from the coding sequence TGTGGAGGCTGAAAGCCGCCCGAAAATATTGATCATTGACGATGAACCGTTGAACCTGCGCATCGTGGAGGCCATGTTGAAGCCGCTGGGTTACGAATGCTTGACGGCATCGGACGGCGCCACGGCCCTTGCGAAGGCGCGGGAATGGAATCCAGACTGTATCTTGCTGGACGTCATGATGCCGGACATGGACGGGTTTGAGACGGCCCGGCGGTTGAGGCAGGCCGGCGCGACAAACCACACACCCATCGTGATGGTGACCGCGCTGCAGGAAGTCGAGGCGCGCGTCAAGGGACTCGAAGCCGGCGCGGACGATTTTCTGGCGAAACCGGTGGACAAGACGGAACTTCGGGCGCGGGTCCATTCGCTGGTCAAACTCAAGCGATATCACGACCAACTCGAGAACCAGCAAAAGGCGCTCGAGGAAGCCGTGGCCCGGCAGACGGAACAACTGCGCCGGATGTTGCAGGATTTGCAGCAGGCCTCGCTCGATTCGATTGTGCGCCTCGCCCGCGCGTCCGAATACAAAGACGAGGACACGGGCATGCACATCCAGCGGATGAGCCATTATGCCGCGGCCATCGCGCGCAAGATGGGATTGCCCGACGAGGAAGTCAACAACATTCTCTATGCGGCGCCGATGCACGACATCGGCAAGATCGGCATTCCCGACAGCATCTTGCTCAAGCCCGACCGGCTCACGGATGCCGAATGGGACGTGATGAAACAGCACACGGTCATCGGGGCGTGCATTCTGGAGGGGTCGAAATCGCCTTTGGTCGAACTGGGGCGTATTATCGCCCTGACCCATCACGAGAAGTGGGACGGATCGGGGTATCCTCTGGGGTTGAGCGGCAAGGAAATTCCGCTGGCGGGGCGCATCGCGGCCTTGTCGGACGTGTTCGACGCCCTTGTTTGCAGGAGACCATACAAGGATCCCGTTTCGATCGAGGAAACGTGCAAAATGATGGAAACGGGGCGCAACAAGCATTTCGATCCCGATGTTCTGGATGCGTTCCTGTCCACCATGGACGAAATCAACGCCATTCGGAACCGGTATCGCGAACATAATGGATGA